TCGTCAGGGAACTGGCACCGTCTCTCTTGGAACTAATGAAACGCTTGCAGCCGAAAAAGGCGATGAAATGGAAATACGTGCTGCTCTTCGACCTGCCTCAATTGCCTTCATTCGAAAGAAAATGGACGGAGGCAAATTCACCCGTGAAGAAACGGCCACCATCATCTCCGACTTGTCATCCAACGTGCTTTCTCCATCAGAAATCACCGCCTACATCACCGCTGCCTACATCAACGGACTCGACATGGATGAAGTTGAATATCTCACCCGGGAGATGGTAGCTTCAGGAGAGCAGATCACCTTCTCGAAAAAACCTGTCGTTGACAAACATTCGATCGGCGGGGTTCCCGGAAACAAAATTACTCTTCTTGTTGTCCCGGTCATCGCCGCCGCCGGTCTTCTCATTCCTAAAACCAGTTCGCGGGCAATCACCGGGGCGGGAGGAACAGCTGATCTCATGGAAGCCCTTGCCCCAGTTGCCTTTTCAGCAGCCGAAATCAAAACAATGACCGAGAAAGCAGGCGGAGTTATCGTCTGGGGCGGGGCAACAAACATCGCTCCTGCTGACGATATCATCGTCACCTACGAGTATCCGCTCAAAATCGATGCCAGAGGTCAGATGCTTGCAAGCATCATGGCAAAGAAAATGGCCGTCGGTTCAGACACCTGCGTCATAGATATCCCGATCGGTCCCGGCACGAAAATTGCTGATGAAATTGAAGGCCGTGTCATTGCAAATGAACTCATTACACTTGGCAACCGTATTGGGATCCGTGTAGAATGTGCCATCACGTACGGCGGGTCTCCCATTGGAAGAAACATTGGCGTAAACCTTGAAGTATCCGAAGCTCTCAGCATTCTGGAAGGAAAACAAGGGGCCAATTCTCTTGTTCAGAAAAGTGTGGCCATCGCCGGAATCGCCCTTGAAATGACCGGTAAAACCGGGGCCGGTTCGGGAGCGGAAGCTGCGCATGATCTGATCAAAAAAGGCAAAGCTCTCAAGAAAATGCTGGAGATCATCGAGATCCAGGGCGGCGATCCAAAAGTCAAATCAACTGATTTCCCATCTGGAGAACATACATTTATTGTTCCATCAGCTTCAGACGGCTATGTGGTCTCCATCAAAAATCAGGCTCTGATTACTATTGCCCGAGCCGCAGGATCTCCGGTAGATCATGGGGCTGGTCTCCACCTTCACAAAAAACCCGGAGAGTATGTCAAACGCGGTGAACCGCTTCTCACCATCTATGCCGAACGCGGCTGGCGGCTAACCCGTGCGATCGAAGAAGCAAGAACCTCCCACCCTGTCCTTGTTGAAGGTATGCTTCTTGAACGGATCTCAAACAACCGATGAACTAATAGGAGTTGACCGCAAAATATGAATACAATGATAAAGCGTATCCTTGCAGTATTATTCCTCCTCTTTCTTTTATGTGGGACAGTCTCGGCTGTCTCCACAACTCTCACCGTAAATGTGTTTGACAACAACGCAAACTACGATGCGGTCAGCGGAGCGAGCGTCACTATTACAAAAGGAGCGATTAGTAACACTCTGTACACTGATGTGAATGGAGTTGCCCAGTTCATTGAGGTTGAATATGGGGGTGTGTACACCATGTCGGTTTACAAATCCGGTTACATCACCCAGACGAAAACCATCACTATAAGTACAATGCCCAGAAGCGAGTCCGTCTATCTCGTCTCTGAAACTCCCGTCTCCATAAAAATCATCAATGAGAATGGAGCCGCTATTTCCGGAGCAGTAATCAGCATAGATGGAAAAGAGGAAGGTACAACTAATAGTGCAGGTTTGCTTCACGTAGGAATGGGGAAAGGTGTGTATCATCTGATCACTGTCAGTGCTGATTCATACGATCCCTACAGCTCATCCCAATATATCGGTACAGATCAGACCTCCCTTACTATTTCCCTAACCAAATCCCAATTTACGCCATTGATCCTTATCTACAATGAGGCGAAGCTTCCTATCTCCGGAGCTGCAGTATATATCAATCAGAAGATCGTCTCTTACTCGGATGCATATGGTCGAGCTCAACTTCCGACCTATACCTCAGGAACCTATGCTCTGAAAATTGTAAAGGATGGTTATGTTTCAAATGAACAGGAGATCCAGTTCAGTTCCGATACACCCGACATCATTGTTGAACTTAACTACTCAGTTGTCCCTCTGATTATCTCCGTGACCGCACATGAAAAACCGGTTCAGGGGGCCATTGTCTACTTTGATGGAACGGTGAAAGGCATCACCTCCTTCAACGGAACCTACACTGCAAGCATTAAACCCGGGACAACTCTCGTTCTCTCTGCATCCGCTGATGGATATACGGGAACCGATGTTACCTATCTGGTTCTTGCTGACTCAAACAACAATGTAACCCTCACGTTATCGGAAAATCTCCCCACAACGTTGATCGGTATTTCTGCTCTTGCCGCAATCATCGTTATACTTATTCTCATCCTGGTTGCCACCGGCAAAAAACGGCGAGGGAAAAAATCAGGAAAAACCAGATCTCCTGCACCAAGCAGAAGGGATTCACTCTGATTTTTTCTATTAACATTATATCTTTGCAAGGGGAATAATAGAAACAGGCATACATGAGGGCATTACTTATAGGAGTCGGAGGTGCGGGATGTCGAATCGTTGAGACGTTATCCCGTCATGATGCAAAAAGTGGTGTGAAAAGTGTCCGCTCTTATGTCTTCGACTCAGATCGTGACCTTATCAATCGGATGTCCGGAATCCCCGCGGTTAACCGGATTGTTTTAACACCCATCGATCCGGTAAAAAAGGTTTACGACCGCGGGACGGATTTTGATACTGGTCATCTCGCAAGTTGTTTTCAGGATGCCGGTGTGGACGAAGTCGATGCAATTTTTGTATGTGCCGGACTTGGCGGCAGAATGGCCGAACTTGTACCGGATTTTGTCAAACAGCTGAGTTCCGCATTTCCCGATCCGGTCTTCACTATTCTGACCCTTCCCGGAAGAAACGAAGGGATCAAAGTCTCTGCCCATGCTTCAGAGACCCTTGAAGCTGTCCGTGCGGTCACAAGTGCCTCTCTTCTCTTCGACAACGAAACATGGTATACACGAATCACCGAGGATATCTCTCTCGCCGCAGAAAAAAACGGCGTTGCTGCCAAACCAACGCTCGAAGAACTTTATCCCCGGCTGAATGAAGATCTTGCTGCCCGAGTGGGTCTGCTCCTCCGTGCCGGCGAGTTTGGTCTCAAAGGTGTTGAGTCAGCTGAAGTTGTTTTGGATGCCGGAGAGATCCTGAATACGTTAACAGGCATGGATCTTGTCGCGGTCGGCTATGCGGTGGAAAAACTTCCGACAGCATGGTCAAGTTTTATGAAAAGACTCCGAGTTGAGGAGTATCTGCTCAACGAAGGACATCTCAGAACATCCCGAATAGTTGAGCTTGCGAAAAAAGCGGTGTATGAGGAAATCTCCGTTCCTTGCGACCTTACCTCGGCAGACAAGGCTCTCATTCTCATATCCGGTCCTTCGAAGGAGCTTTCCATGAAAGGGTTCCAGACAGTTCGCAAATGGATCGACCGGAGTATCAGGGGGCTTGAGATGCGTGCCGGTGATTATCCGGTCAAATCCAAGACGTATGTTGGTGTCATCATCGTTCTTGCCGGCATAGAAAATGTGCCCCGGGTCGCTGAGCTTGATGAGATCAGAATGATCTATGAATCGGAACAGACCAAAGTCTATGGTTTCGAGGAGATAACCGACTCCGACATTCCTCTTTTGACGATGGCAAAAGATGAGGTTATTTTTGAAGACGAATTGGTCGACTTGGGTGAAATACCTGAGGAACAGGATGATGATTTAGATATTGGTGGCCCCATGGAATTCGAAGACGAGGAAATATTTGAAGAACGTATCGTGGTAGAGCAGACGCCTGATCCTGAGGATGATCTTTTTGAGATCGATCCGGTGATCATCCCGACAAAACCTGTCAGGACTCCGGTCGCTGCCCCTCCCAAAAAAGAACCCCCAAAGAAAAAAGATCCGCAGATCCTTGTGGGCGGTCCCAAAAAAGTGGAAAAAATCGACAATACCATTCCCCTTCCGAAACGTGAGAAGAAGGAGGACGGTGTTCTCTCAGGCAAGGCAAACGTCGGCGGAAATGACAAGCCCAAGGAGATGTACGGAGGTGAAAGAAAACCTGCTGTTGGAACAAGGAAAAGACCGGACGCATCCGAGTCCGGTGTTCTGGAGGGCTCGATATCTATGGGTCGCGGTCAGCAGCTTCCGAGAGAAACCGACGGTCATGTCCGAATGGCAGATACCCAGCGCCCGAGGGAAACCGATGGTCATGTCCGAATGGCAGATACCCAGCGTCCGAAGGATACTTCGGATGATAAGGTTCGGATGAAAACATCCCAACGTCCAAACGACACCGGAGGTTCGATCAGGGCTGGAAGTTCCCAGAGAGCAAAAGATGACACTGCGGGGATAAAAATGCAGGGGAACAAAATCGCAAAAGATGTGAACCAGCCGATTCGTGTTACGTCGATCCCTCTCCCGAAAAATATTGACGGCAAAGTAGAAGCGAAGAAAAAAAAGCAGACCTGATTTCTTTCACTCCTCCAGCACAAATCCATCTACTTTTTCCGGCTCGACTGGGTTTTGTCCCATATGGATGTGAATGGGGCACCCCTCCTCTTCATGCCCGCCGTTTTTCATCACCCAGGTGAGAAGCGGAATCAGCAGTTCGCGTAACTCCCATCCCGCTACGGTCAGATAATATCTGACGGTTGGTGGACATGTGTCCTGCACCCTTCTCTCGACCAGTTCCTTCTCTTCAAGGTCCTTGAGCGTTACAGAAAGTGTTTTTGAACTGACGTCGCACAGTCCGCGTTTCAGCTCGTTAAAGCCTGCAGATCCCGAGTTTCCTATCACTGCGATGATCATGAGGGCCCATTTTTTACTGATCGTATCCAGGATTCCGTGCAGCGGACAGAAACATATGGTCGTGTGTTCAGATATTTCCAAAGTACCCACCTCTCAATGATTTTATGTTATGATTCGGATAGTAATAAATTTAACACTAAGTTACAAAAGGAAATCATATGGTTTGTGAGCCTCCCAACACTCGGCCAATTTGAATCTCAAATGATATTATTTATCTCAGAAAATATACTATACTATGTTAATATGTTTGAACAGAGAATATTTGAAACCGATTTTCGCGTGGCATTGTCCGAAGAGCTTGACCGCAGGGGGTTAAGCATCCGCCAGCTCTCGGAAATGACCGGGATACCTGCTGTTACTCTGTATAAAATCGCATCTGGGGAACGGGACCCCCGGTTATCTACCGTGAAAAAAATCGTCGCCGTTTTCTCCCCTCATCACGGCAAATTCATTGCCCTGATTGCAGCAAAGTTCCTCCTTGATGAGAACGAAGGCGTAAAAATCGAGGCAAACGGAACCGAGTACAGGATCAAAGGGTATGCGGCAAACTCTCTCGAAGACTGTCTTATCGTTTCTGTCCGTGCAAGAAATGACGGAGCAGCCGGTATTATCTGTGCGCCCATCCTGGCTTCTCTCATCGAAAAAATGGTGGATGTTCCGGTCGCGATTCTGAAACCGGATGGGCATGCCGTCCTTGGAGCGGGAGAATCAATTGCAAAACGACTGTAAAACAAGAACGCTGAGGGGGAGATTTGAACTCCCGAGAGACTTTCGCCTCACGGGCTTTCCAGGCCCGCGCCCTACCGCTAGACTACCTCAGCATTAAAACTAGCATAAAAGATGTGTTCTCAGCCTTTATTAACTTACTGAGTTGGGGGTGACGAAAACCCGTGTTGATTTCGCTATCAGACCAGGGTTGCCGCAGACGATTTTGTCTGAATCAAACAGTGAATCGGCAAGAGCGATCAGTTTCCCGCTTTGCGTGATCAGAGCAACACTCTGGCCGCGTGAGAATTTTTCTACTGATAATGCTCCGACTCCAGCCAGAATGGCCCCATTTGCCACAGCTTTTGCCGCACTGTCCCTGATGATAATCTTAGGGATATCTGCTATTGCCTGTTCGGGAGGAAGGATCATTGCTGAAAGTGCCGCTTCGTCTTTCATCTCCACCGCATCACGGATATCTTGAAGGGTGTGTGCCTCCTCGCATGAAAATCCGCCGGATTTTGTCCGCCGCAGTTCTACCATCTGACCGCCGCATCCGAGAACATTTCCTATGTGAACACAGACTGATCTGATATAGGTCCCTGCTTCGCACCGGACCCTCAGAAGGACTAGTCTGTCCTGCATGTCGATGAGTTCGATTCTGTAGATCACCCGTATACGAAGTGCACGTTTTACTGCAGAGCGTCTCGGCGGCCGCTGATATACTCTGCCGGTAAATTGTTTTACGACCTCCTCGACACGTTCACGCGGAATGTCCGCATGCAGACGCATACATGCTACGTACTCTTTTTCATGCTGAAGCAGAAGTGGCGCCAGTCGTACAGCTTTTCCCAGCATGACGACGAGGACTCCCGAGACCATGGGATCAAGCGTTCCTGAATGTCCCACATCGGATTTCAGCATTTTGCCGACCCAGGCAGCAACCTGGTGGCTGGTGGGTCCCCGCGGCTTGTCGACCAGGATGACCCCGGTATATCCCATCAGTGGCTCTCCGTCACAAGATAGGCATTCAAAGCTTTGAGTGTTCCTTCAATGGATCCGTCCCCTATTACGGCAGGGGCATCTCCTCCGTACATCATCTCATTTGCCGTGACCTCTCCTATTGCCATCTGGATTATGTTTTCCATCTTTGGAAGTATTGCCAGCTTGAATGCTATTGGGCTCGTGAATAAAATTGCGTCAACTCCTGTCAGATCCATGACTTCATCTGTCTTTTCCACGTCATAACAGATGTATTCTATGGGAATCCCTCCTGCATGTATGATGTCTTCGGCCAGTTTGGGGTAGGTATTTCCTGCTCTCGGGATCCCGATTTTCTTCCCGCGGATCCATTTGTCGAGATACAACACAAGATCCTTTGTGTAGAAAAACGGCAGCATCTCTGCGGCGAGTCCAATGTTATGCAGAATTTTTGCGGTTTGCGGTCCGTTTGCTATTATCCTGACTTTGGACGCTAGCTGCTGCTTGATGCAGTGTCCTAGTTTTTCAGCGACAAATGCATTCGGGAAAAAGATGGCATCAAACTCCTCTCCGTTTGCTGCTTTAATAAAACTCTCAATAACCTCCATATTTTTGACCGGTTTGATAGGTGAAACGACCTTTGCCTTATGATTGTATTTCTCGCAAAGGGCAGCGTCCTCTAAAGCCCCGGTATGGCGGGTTATGGCAATTAACATATATGCACTTATTGGACTGTTAGATTTAATAGTCGTTGTGTCTAAATCACTATTATGTTCGGGGTTGTGGCCGGATTTTTTGCGGGTGTCGTCTGCGGGACCATCTCCGGTTTTGTCCCGGGTATTCATTCAAATACCGTTGCGGGAATTCTTGCCGCACTTTCCGTTCCTCTGATTCTTGTATTCGGCGTTGAGGGTGTTTGTGTGATGATCGTATCAATGATGATCGTTCACACGTTTGTAGATATCCTCCCCTCAACGTTTTTGGGTGTTCCCGATCCGGATACCGTCCTCTCGGTTCTTCCTGCACACAACCTATGTCTCCTGGGAAATGGCCAGGAAGCGGTCAGAGTTTCTGCCCTTGGCAGTCTGTGGGGATTTATGTTATGCCTCCCGCTCTTTGCTCTGTTTGTGTTCGTTCTTCCATCAGTTCAGGAGTATGTTGATTGGGGCATTGGTCTCGTGATCCTGCTTGCTGCCGGGCTTCTGATCGTATTCAGCAAAGCTCCTGCCTGGTCATTTTCAGTTTTTCTCGTGTCTGGTTTACTTGGGGTTTATGCGATGCGGTTTTCGTATTTCTCCTTTGGTGTGTTTGGGATAGGAGAGATCCTCCTGCCTCTCCTTACGGGTCTCTTTGGCATTCCTGTTCTTATCACGTCGATGAGATCTCTGGTAAAGCCTGCCGAGCAGATTTTTACCGGACTCATGATATCACAGAAAACGATCCTGAAAAACGGCTTCAAAGGGGCTATTGCCGGCGCGATTGTCGGGTGGCTTCCGGGTTTTTCAAGTGGGACCGCAAATGCTTTGCTTGCCGTCCGAAGAAGCTCAGATTTCGAAAAAATGGATCCAAGGGAGTATCTCGTCTCAACATCTGCGGCGAACACGGCAAATGCCGTTTTGGGTCTTGCGGCCCTGTATGCGCTTGGGAGAATGCGTTCAGGTGCAATGGTGACTCTTGCATCGTTCGATCTCCCCTCGATCTATCTGCTGGTCCTGGCAGCAGGGGTCGCGGCTCTGGCCGGCTACTTTGTAACGGTCGGCGCCTCGACATTCAGCCGGGTGTTTATGAGCATAAATCAAAGAGTCCTTGCCAGAGTTGTTCTTATTTTTCTGGTTGGCATGACGGTGATCTTTTGTGGCCCCTTCGGTGTTTTGATTTTGATACTTTCAACGCTTGTCGGCCTGATCCCCGGGATGATCGATATCCCGAGGATCTTCTGTATGGGGGCAATAATGCTCCCTGTGATGCTTTTTACGCTCGGGATCTTAAATTTTTGATTTGACCGCGCCGTAACTATCCTGATAATTTCCATTGTATACGTTTTCCACTTTACCCTCAACAGAGTGGATGAGCATCTGGACGACCCGCATCCCTTTTGTTACTGGTATGTCCTCGGGTCCGTAGTTTGCCATGCAGAGTGTCAGGTTTCCGCGAAATCCCGGGTCGATATATCCTGCACCGAGCACAATTCCTTTTCTCCCGAACGATGATCGTCCCCAGAGTGTTGCGCAGAGATCTTCCGGGAGACTGACAAATTCCATCGTCGGAACAAGTGTCAGTTCACCTTTTTTTATTGTGATATCTTCTGCACTTCTGAGGTCGTATGATGAAGGCTGAAGAGATTCCTCGGCAAACGGGTCTATGCCCAGTGTCCCATTTTTGATGCGGATCCTGATTATTGATGAAGAAAGAACCATACAAGATAATACGCACCGGATACAAATATACTATTAACTCTGGACTTGTAGGGTAGTGGATATCCTTTCGGGCTTCGAACCCGAAGAACCGGGTTCGATCCCCGGCAGGTCCGTCTTCTGCTCATAAAGAGCGCATACTAAAACGCTGTATTTGCTGTTTTTTTCGTGTTGGGTTGCAAATGGGCTGAAATCTGCCGCTGATTCCTTTTTAAAATCATAATATATTTAAGCAGAGGAAAGCAATTTTAACGTGAGGTGTAAAGAACTATGACTTATGGAATTGAGTTTGTTCCAGGAAACGTAAATGTCAAACAGGTAGTTAACTACTGCCAGCTCGCAGAGAGCAAAGACATTGATTTCGCATGGATTACCAACCACTACAACAACCGCCACTGTTACCCGGTCTTAACCGCAGTAGCACTGGCAACGACCTCTCTTAAGATGGGTCCGGGTATCATGAATGCATTCACTGACACTCCGGCATCAATGGCATCCTTTGCCTGCACTCTTAACGAGATCTCCGATGGACGTGCAACCCTCGGTATCGGTCCAGGTGACCTGTCAACCCTTCCGAAGCTGGCAATCAAGGCAGAAAAGCCCGTTGCAAGACTTGGTGAAGCAATTGACCAGATCCGCGCACTCTGCAGTGGTGCAGAAGTAAAGAAAGACGGCAAAGAGTTCTTCGACTACGATGGTGCAAAACTTACTGGTGTTACTCTCCCAGGCAAGAAAGGTATCCCAATCTACGTCGGTGCACAGGGACCCAAAGTCCTTGAGCTCGCAGGACTGAAAGGCGACGGTGCACTTATCAACGCATCCAACCCCAAAGACTTCGCAATTGCAATCCCAATCATCAAAGCAGCATGCGAAACTGTTGGCAAGAAAGGATTCGATGTCGGTGCATACACTGCACTTTCGATCGACAAAGATGAGAAGAAAGCAAAGAAGGCAGCAAAGATCGTTGCAGCATTTATTGCAGCAGGATCTCCCGAAGCACTTCTTCTCCGCCACGGACTCGACCTTGCAAACGTAGCAAAGATCAAGGACGCACTGTCCCGCTTTGACTTCGGTGCAGTCGGTGGACTTGTAACTGACAAAGAAATTGAAGCATTCACCATCTGCGGTACCCCAGACACTATCCGCCAGAAGTGTGAAGACCTTACCAACGCAGGCGTTACTCAGATCATCTTCGGTTCCCCACTTGGACCCGACATGACGACCTCAATCCGCCTTCTTGGCAAGATTATGTAAATTCGGTACAACCGATTT
This Methanocorpusculum sp. DNA region includes the following protein-coding sequences:
- a CDS encoding AMP phosphorylase; translated protein: MNLILDIIDISTPVILLNDTDARQIGVLEGDRVTITRIKTKHTITAPVSITKTLTRQGTGTVSLGTNETLAAEKGDEMEIRAALRPASIAFIRKKMDGGKFTREETATIISDLSSNVLSPSEITAYITAAYINGLDMDEVEYLTREMVASGEQITFSKKPVVDKHSIGGVPGNKITLLVVPVIAAAGLLIPKTSSRAITGAGGTADLMEALAPVAFSAAEIKTMTEKAGGVIVWGGATNIAPADDIIVTYEYPLKIDARGQMLASIMAKKMAVGSDTCVIDIPIGPGTKIADEIEGRVIANELITLGNRIGIRVECAITYGGSPIGRNIGVNLEVSEALSILEGKQGANSLVQKSVAIAGIALEMTGKTGAGSGAEAAHDLIKKGKALKKMLEIIEIQGGDPKVKSTDFPSGEHTFIVPSASDGYVVSIKNQALITIARAAGSPVDHGAGLHLHKKPGEYVKRGEPLLTIYAERGWRLTRAIEEARTSHPVLVEGMLLERISNNR
- a CDS encoding tubulin/FtsZ family protein encodes the protein MRALLIGVGGAGCRIVETLSRHDAKSGVKSVRSYVFDSDRDLINRMSGIPAVNRIVLTPIDPVKKVYDRGTDFDTGHLASCFQDAGVDEVDAIFVCAGLGGRMAELVPDFVKQLSSAFPDPVFTILTLPGRNEGIKVSAHASETLEAVRAVTSASLLFDNETWYTRITEDISLAAEKNGVAAKPTLEELYPRLNEDLAARVGLLLRAGEFGLKGVESAEVVLDAGEILNTLTGMDLVAVGYAVEKLPTAWSSFMKRLRVEEYLLNEGHLRTSRIVELAKKAVYEEISVPCDLTSADKALILISGPSKELSMKGFQTVRKWIDRSIRGLEMRAGDYPVKSKTYVGVIIVLAGIENVPRVAELDEIRMIYESEQTKVYGFEEITDSDIPLLTMAKDEVIFEDELVDLGEIPEEQDDDLDIGGPMEFEDEEIFEERIVVEQTPDPEDDLFEIDPVIIPTKPVRTPVAAPPKKEPPKKKDPQILVGGPKKVEKIDNTIPLPKREKKEDGVLSGKANVGGNDKPKEMYGGERKPAVGTRKRPDASESGVLEGSISMGRGQQLPRETDGHVRMADTQRPRETDGHVRMADTQRPKDTSDDKVRMKTSQRPNDTGGSIRAGSSQRAKDDTAGIKMQGNKIAKDVNQPIRVTSIPLPKNIDGKVEAKKKKQT
- a CDS encoding helix-turn-helix domain-containing protein; the protein is MGTLEISEHTTICFCPLHGILDTISKKWALMIIAVIGNSGSAGFNELKRGLCDVSSKTLSVTLKDLEEKELVERRVQDTCPPTVRYYLTVAGWELRELLIPLLTWVMKNGGHEEEGCPIHIHMGQNPVEPEKVDGFVLEE
- a CDS encoding helix-turn-helix domain-containing protein, producing the protein MFEQRIFETDFRVALSEELDRRGLSIRQLSEMTGIPAVTLYKIASGERDPRLSTVKKIVAVFSPHHGKFIALIAAKFLLDENEGVKIEANGTEYRIKGYAANSLEDCLIVSVRARNDGAAGIICAPILASLIEKMVDVPVAILKPDGHAVLGAGESIAKRL
- a CDS encoding RNA-guided pseudouridylation complex pseudouridine synthase subunit Cbf5, yielding MGYTGVILVDKPRGPTSHQVAAWVGKMLKSDVGHSGTLDPMVSGVLVVMLGKAVRLAPLLLQHEKEYVACMRLHADIPRERVEEVVKQFTGRVYQRPPRRSAVKRALRIRVIYRIELIDMQDRLVLLRVRCEAGTYIRSVCVHIGNVLGCGGQMVELRRTKSGGFSCEEAHTLQDIRDAVEMKDEAALSAMILPPEQAIADIPKIIIRDSAAKAVANGAILAGVGALSVEKFSRGQSVALITQSGKLIALADSLFDSDKIVCGNPGLIAKSTRVFVTPNSVS
- a CDS encoding uroporphyrinogen-III synthase encodes the protein MLIAITRHTGALEDAALCEKYNHKAKVVSPIKPVKNMEVIESFIKAANGEEFDAIFFPNAFVAEKLGHCIKQQLASKVRIIANGPQTAKILHNIGLAAEMLPFFYTKDLVLYLDKWIRGKKIGIPRAGNTYPKLAEDIIHAGGIPIEYICYDVEKTDEVMDLTGVDAILFTSPIAFKLAILPKMENIIQMAIGEVTANEMMYGGDAPAVIGDGSIEGTLKALNAYLVTESH
- a CDS encoding tripartite tricarboxylate transporter permease; translation: MFGVVAGFFAGVVCGTISGFVPGIHSNTVAGILAALSVPLILVFGVEGVCVMIVSMMIVHTFVDILPSTFLGVPDPDTVLSVLPAHNLCLLGNGQEAVRVSALGSLWGFMLCLPLFALFVFVLPSVQEYVDWGIGLVILLAAGLLIVFSKAPAWSFSVFLVSGLLGVYAMRFSYFSFGVFGIGEILLPLLTGLFGIPVLITSMRSLVKPAEQIFTGLMISQKTILKNGFKGAIAGAIVGWLPGFSSGTANALLAVRRSSDFEKMDPREYLVSTSAANTANAVLGLAALYALGRMRSGAMVTLASFDLPSIYLLVLAAGVAALAGYFVTVGASTFSRVFMSINQRVLARVVLIFLVGMTVIFCGPFGVLILILSTLVGLIPGMIDIPRIFCMGAIMLPVMLFTLGILNF
- the dcd gene encoding dCTP deaminase — encoded protein: MVLSSSIIRIRIKNGTLGIDPFAEESLQPSSYDLRSAEDITIKKGELTLVPTMEFVSLPEDLCATLWGRSSFGRKGIVLGAGYIDPGFRGNLTLCMANYGPEDIPVTKGMRVVQMLIHSVEGKVENVYNGNYQDSYGAVKSKI
- a CDS encoding 5,10-methylenetetrahydromethanopterin reductase, yielding MTYGIEFVPGNVNVKQVVNYCQLAESKDIDFAWITNHYNNRHCYPVLTAVALATTSLKMGPGIMNAFTDTPASMASFACTLNEISDGRATLGIGPGDLSTLPKLAIKAEKPVARLGEAIDQIRALCSGAEVKKDGKEFFDYDGAKLTGVTLPGKKGIPIYVGAQGPKVLELAGLKGDGALINASNPKDFAIAIPIIKAACETVGKKGFDVGAYTALSIDKDEKKAKKAAKIVAAFIAAGSPEALLLRHGLDLANVAKIKDALSRFDFGAVGGLVTDKEIEAFTICGTPDTIRQKCEDLTNAGVTQIIFGSPLGPDMTTSIRLLGKIM